In the Trichoderma atroviride chromosome 4, complete sequence genome, GTGGGCGAGGAGCTTGCCCTGGGAGGTGGTGAGGAGGAGCGTCGGCAGGTGGGCGCTCTGGTGGGAGTGCAGGAAGGCGTTGAGGCGCTTGGtgaggaggagaggcggCGTGGCGCTGGGAGCCGCCATGGttgaggcgaggcgaggcgcgGAAGTGCTGGAATTCTGGCtggccttgttcttgttgccTGCGTCGTGGTTGTGGTGTTTCGGATTGCTAAGCAGGGCGAGTGGAAATCATCGACGTGCGATGAGACGACGAGGGAAAGCAGGTGGAAGAAGTAGCGAGAAGCCGAGGACGAAAACGAAGCAAGGACGGCACCCGCGTCACGAGCCAGGCTGTTTGCTCGCTCTCCttgaaagggaaaggagCTGGCCAGTCGGGCGAGAGAGTCAGAGCCGCCTCTTTCTACTCTTTAGTCCTCACACGAAGATGCCGTGTAACAGAGAGGGCGCTGGTCCGAGATGAGCAGCTTACTGTACTCGCTGTGAGACAGACACGCGAGACTTGTGAGGTTGGAGGAAGCGGTACAGTAAGAAGATTGAACAAGAACCAAGGAATggctgccagcagcagcgttagCTGAGCTGCGAGGTGTTTAGCGGACTTCTGGATTGGTTCTAGCGGGTGCGCGGAGGCAGGGTTCGCTAAATCCCCGCGGTTTGCGAGCTAAAGCGCATCCGTGCATGGGCTTTGGCGGGTTGGTAAATTGGACTTGAGGTGAATGCCATGTAAAGTTTGTTCAACCATTGCTGTGTTGTAGCATTCATTGGCTGtagagatgatgatggctgtGAGTATTTGTCTCAATACTGCCACCCTGACTGAATGTATTATTACATCACAGACTCTTACGAAATAATACTTGTCCCAAGCTGTTAATGCCACTGGCTTGTGGAGGAGAGTTGAGTTTACAAACACGAGGGGGCTTGTGATCAAAGTGAAGCCATTTTGTCTATTCAAAGTCTGACGGTAAAACTGCTGAAACTCTAACAAAATACGActgtctctctcctctcacTCCATAATCAACTCACCACACATCATTACATACGAGTCACTGCATCCTTGATCCGAGCAAATGATGCGCGAATATCGCTCCCTCGAGGCACCACCATTCTTTAGCGGCATGCAAGCTAAATGATGCCCGTTTTATTAGAtccaaagagaagagctcCACAAACATGGACCGAGGAACCACGGCCCCCGTTTTAGCTGTGCGTCTCCATCCTTGTCTTTGCGCCGCATCTCGCCGCCATGTCGTCTTCAATGTCCTTGTACAGCCTGCCCTCTTCGCTGTGAAGCTTCCACTGCTGGTACTGCTCCGTCACGGCCATGGTTGTCGGCAGGACGCTGTCCACGTGTGTCTCGCCGGAGTGCAAGTCGAGCAGGTATCGTGCTACGGCTTTTAATTCGTTCGAGTACTGCGCCGCTGCCAGATAGCTGTCGGTGTTGATGGCTGGCTGCCGGCCGGTCATCATGGTGAATATGACGGACCCAATGGCAAACAGTTCATCGGCGACGGTATAAGGGCGGTTCTCCTATATCATAGTTAGCTTTAGCTTCCATTGCAGTATTTCGTCATATAAAAGTGTAGAGAAACATACCGCAGTGGACGTCTCAGCGCTTTCAAGCAACTGTTGGCGCGTCGCATCCAAAGCCTCCATTCCACGATACGGGGCCATTGCCCTGCTGACTTCATCTTTATCCGCGacatctcctccatcatgtGTAATCACATGGTTCGTCACCACTGCGTGCTCAAAGTTGCCCAGCTTACACATCCCATACGTCTCAATGCCGCGAGGgcgctggaagaagatgtttcTCGGCTCAATCGCCCGGTGCAGGATCGGAAGCCAATCTTGATCCACAGATGCCCACATCTTCTTTGCCCCTCCCGATGCCTCTGTATCTAGAAACAGTCTCTTTCCATCGTGGAGGTACGTGATGGCGTTGAGAAGCGACGTCAAGACATGCCAGCAGACTGACTCTGGCAGGTAAAACTCGGTAGACTCAGAGGGCTTGCTTTGGAAAAGAGCGCTGAGGTTTGAAGCATCGCAATAGTCCCATACAATGTACTCCTCAAGATGTGCGCACTCTGAACTTTTCGCCACGGGATGCGTCTTTATGTGGCCGGCGATGGAGATTATGTTTTCGTGGTTGAAGATTTGCGCGATGGCCGAGCCGATTTTCGAGCTGTGGAAGAGGTTGTAGAATGCAGATGCTTCGTCAATGGCTTTTTGCTTGTCGGCGCCTTCAACGTCGGAGCCTTTCAAAACGCCAAAGGGCTGAGCAATGTATTTCAGGCCAGGATCGTCTTTTTTGATGGCGAACAAAGTGCCTTGACCCGTCTCTTTAAGCAGCTCAAAGTCATTTTTGGGTGCCATTTTGATGATGGTCAAGATGAGAGCACATAAAGTAAACACAAGATGATGGATAAAGATAGAACAAGGTGAATGCCATTTGCTGACATTGGTTTATAAAGGAATTTTGCTTACAGTCTTAGAAGCTTAATAATGGCTAATTTtatcatcttcatttcccGTTCTTTGTCCATTGCTAACAAAGGCTTGATTGGGttatttgttttgtttgcattgcgttgcgttgcgttgcTCAAATCAGTTCTTTGTTCGAATAGCATCGTCGATGT is a window encoding:
- a CDS encoding uncharacterized protein (EggNog:ENOG41), producing the protein MAPKNDFELLKETGQGTLFAIKKDDPGLKYIAQPFGVLKGSDVEGADKQKAIDEASAFYNLFHSSKIGSAIAQIFNHENIISIAGHIKTHPVAKSSECAHLEEYIVWDYCDASNLSALFQSKPSESTEFYLPESVCWHVLTSLLNAITYLHDGKRLFLDTEASGGAKKMWASVDQDWLPILHRAIEPRNIFFQRPRGIETYGMCKLGNFEHAVVTNHVITHDGGDVADKDEVSRAMAPYRGMEALDATRQQLLESAETSTAENRPYTVADELFAIGSVIFTMMTGRQPAINTDSYLAAAQYSNELKAVARYLLDLHSGETHVDSVLPTTMAVTEQYQQWKLHSEEGRLYKDIEDDMAARCGAKTRMETHS